A single Phoenix dactylifera cultivar Barhee BC4 chromosome 1, palm_55x_up_171113_PBpolish2nd_filt_p, whole genome shotgun sequence DNA region contains:
- the LOC103697582 gene encoding NDR1/HIN1-like protein 6, whose protein sequence is MPSSPPQMSPKINSPPYHFQLPDATTRQMKPEFEAPPRKNGLLRPRQRTNPMIWCAAVLCVIFSLLLIFAGIVTLIVFLVIKPRNPLFDTTSASLNSIYLDSPSYLNGDLTFLANFSNPNHKIDVMFEYSSIELYFYDRLLSAQALQPFAQRRGESRLESVHMISSEVYLPPELIMELQEQVRRNRIVYNIRGTFKVKVSVGVGHLSYWLYGRCQIELTAPPSGVLVARSCRTKK, encoded by the coding sequence ATGCCTTCCTCCCCACCCCAAATGTCACCCAAAATCAACTCTCCTCCTTACCACTTCCAACTCCCAGACGCCACCACCAGACAAATGAAACCAGAGTTCGAGGCACCACCGAGAAAGAATGGACTTTTGCGACCACGTCAACGAACCAATCCTATGATATGGTGTGCAGCTGTTCTCTGTGTCATATTTAGCCTTCTTCTCATCTTTGCCGGGATTGTcaccctcattgtcttcttagtGATCAAACCAAGGAATCCACTGTTCGACACCACCAGCGCAAGCCTTAACAGCATCTACCTCGACTCACCGTCCTATTTGAATGGCGATCTCACCTTCCTCGCCAACTTCTCCAATCCAAATCATAAAATTGATGTCATGTTCGAGTACTCAAGCATCGAATTGTACTTCTACGACAGGCTTCTCTCAGCACAAGCGTTGCAGCCTTTTGCTCAGAGGAGGGGAGAGTCGAGGCTCGAGTCGGTCCACATGATATCAAGCGAAGTCTACTTGCCACCGGAGCTCATCATGGAGCTCCAAGAGCAGGTGAGGAGAAACAGGATTGTGTACAATATTAGAGGAACTTTCAAGGTCAAGGTCAGTGTGGGCGTTGGCCATTTGTCCTATTGGCTCTATGGGCGGTGCCAGATCGAGCTCACCGCTCCTCCTAGTGGAGTTTTAGTGGCGAGAAGTTGCAGAACAAAGAAGTGA
- the LOC103697581 gene encoding disease resistance protein RPM1-like, which produces MAEAAVLLAVQKIGVALGGEALRKASSLFSLWTQLPGSMSRIKSELLVIQAFLCHIDTRTDNSQVLEAWVQEVRKLAYGVEDIMDEYIYLIAQQQGSGLGGYLKKIVKGCQIAARLKELETNLVHHSQMKERWMKTTEEAMGSSSRNASEMQQNLAVSSHFMDEDDLVGIDKNKKKITEWLYDEDLAWSIMSVWGMGGLGKTTLVNNVYKSERKKFECHAWIFVSQTYEVDDLLRRMIEELDENEKVEKVPIDLRGMDYRRLVERVRLFLEKKRFLIILDDVWDLKAFYAIRDAINVDDNNGSRIIITTRIAEVASLAHDSRKLELRVLQRTQAWDLFCKKAFWKNKERRCPQELEELGEKIVSKCQGLPLAIVSLGSLLSLREKTKSEWEKIYDQLSWELNNNPNLDNVKHVLNLSYNYLPRYLKNCFLHCSMFPEDHVLQRKRLTRLWIAEGFVEERGSSTMEVVAEDYLKELIHRCMLQVAKKNRFGRIKHCRMHDIVRDLAVPLSKKENFSVVLDDLQMVGKTGDETRRLSVHNYSNEIQSSMELPRLRTFMVFDRSMSSSSSSFSSLCSSSRYLTVLDLQGISIERVPDEIGDLFNLRFLGLRKTKVKVLPKSLGRLRNLQTLDLMHSEIEKLPSTTRNLKKLRHLFAEKFLDPNYSNINNRRGVQALKGLWNLKDLQTLQAVEANMEFVKWLGNLTQLRSVRIWKVSGIHCKDLCASLSRLRYLSGLSLNASNENEILQLGGWDHPPQHLLRLYLVGRLAEGTMELPSFRALGASLRILQLGWSGLVEDPIHSLSQLTNLVQLTLMKAYDGQRLWFGTGCFLNLKRLFLLDMPQLNQVEVEDGAMPRLDFLTLDGLPVLKDVPRGIEYLTSLQTLYLKDLHPEFRGRFEESDDKNKIQRILNAYYIFKRGDETKYERLS; this is translated from the coding sequence ATGGCAGAGGCGGCTGTACTTCTAGCAGTTCAAAAGATCGGTGTTGCTTTGGGTGGAGAAGCACTGAGAAAAGCTAGTTCTCTGTTCTCATTGTGGACCCAATTACCAGGTAGTATGAGCCGTATCAAGAGTGAACTTTTGGTAATACAAGCCTTCCTCTGTCATATAGATACTCGAACCGATAACAGTCAAGTCCTTGAAGCTTGGGTTCAAGAGGTACGAAAACTGGCATATGGTGTTGAGGACATTATGGATGAGTATATCTATCTCATAGCTCAACAACAAGGGAGCGGGTTAGGAGGCTatcttaaaaaaatagtaaaggGGTGCCAAATTGCTGCTCGGCTGAAAGAATTGGAAACTAATTTGGTTCACCATTCACAAATGAAGGAGCGATGGATGAAGACAACAGAGGAAGCAATGGGTAGTAGTTCACGTAATGCTAGTGAAATGCAGCAGAATTTAGCagtctcttctcatttcatggATGAAGATGACCTTGTGGGGattgacaaaaacaaaaaaaaaataactgagTGGCTATATGACGAGGATCTGGCTTGGTCTATAATGTCCGTGTGGGGCATGGGGGGATTGGGCAAAACAACCCTTGTCAACAATGTATATAAAAGTGAGAGAAAAAAGTTTGAATGTCATGCATGGATATTCGTCTCACAAACTTACGAGGTGGATGATCTTTTAAGAAGAATGATAGAGGAGCTGGATGAAAATGAAAAAGTAGAGAAAGTTCCGATTGACCTCAGAGGAATGGACTATAGAAGGTTAGTTGAAAGAGTAAGGCTTTTTCTagagaaaaaaagatttttgatcATACTGGATGATGTATGGGATCTGAAAGCTTTCTATGCTATTCGCGATGCCATTAATGTTGATGACAACAATGGAAGCAGAATAATCATTACAACCCGGATTGCTGAGGTAGCTTCACTAGCACATGATAGTCGAAAGCTTGAGCTGAGGGTGTTGCAAAGGACTCAGGCATGGGATCTATTCTGTAAGAAGGCATTCTGGAAAAATAAGGAGAGGAGATGTCCTCAAGAACTGGAGGAGTTGGGGGAGAAAATTGTATCAAAATGTCAAGGGTTGCCATTAGCTATTGTCTCTTTAGGCAGTCTTCTATCCCTAAGAGAGAAAACCAAGTCAGAATGGGAGAAAATTTATGATCAGCTGAGCTGGGAGTTGAATAACAACCCAAATTTGGACAATGTGAAGCATGTTCTGAATCTTAGCTATAACTATTTGCCGAGATATCTTAAGAACTGCTTCTTGCATTGCAGCATGTTCCCGGAGGATCATGTGCTTCAGAGAAAGAGGCTTACGAGGCTATGGATCGCAGAGGGATTTGTGGAGGAAAGGGGATCAAGCACAATGGAAGTAGTGGCagaggactatctcaaggagctAATCCATCGATGCATGCTTCAAGTTGCAAAGAAGAATCGATTCGGCAGAATAAAACACTGTCGGATGCACGATATTGTACGAGACTTGGCTGTACCATTGTCTAAGAAGGAAAATTTTAGTGTTGTACTTGATGATCTTCAGATGGTGGGGAAGACGGGTGATGAAACACGCCGCCTGTCAGTGCACAATTACAGTAACGAAATCCAATCGAGCATGGAGTTGCCAAGACTTCGCACTTTCATGGTGTTTGACCGTTCAATgtcctcctcatcatcatcctTCTCGTCGCTGTGTTCCAGCTCTAGATATTTGACCGTCTTAGATCTGCAAGGCATCTCGATTGAGAGAGTACCAGATGAAATCGGGGACTTATTCAATCTGCGCTTTTTGGGTCTGAGGAAAACGAAGGTGAAGGTGCTACCTAAATCCTTGGGAAGGCTTCGTAACCTACAGACGCTGGACCTCATGCACAGTGAAATAGAGAAACTGCCAAGCACGACAAGGAACCTCAAGAAGTTGCGTCACTTGTTTGCTGAGAAGTTTCTAGATCCAAATTATAGTAATATAAATAATCGTAGAGGTGTGCAAGCTCTGAAAGGGCTGTGGAATTTGAAAGACCTGCAAACTCTCCAAGCAGTGGAAGCAAACATGGAATTTGTGAAATGGCTAGGGAACTTGACCCAACTAAGAAGCGTTCGAATATGGAAAGTGAGCGGCATCCATTGCAAAGACCTATGCGCTTCGTTATCAAGGTTGCGTTACCTATCCGGCTTGTCCCTTAATGCAAGCAACGAGAATGAGATTCTCCAGTTGGGAGGCTGGGATCATCCACCTCAGCATCTTCTAAGGCTTTATCTGGTGGGGCGACTGGCAGAAGGGACGATGGAGTTGCCCTCATTTCGTGCCCTTGGAGCTAGCCTAAGGATATTGCAACTGGGTTGGAGTGGGTTGGTAGAGGATCCAATTCATTCCCTTTCTCAGTTGACCAACCTCGTACAACTCACACTGATGAAGGCGTATGACGGGCAGCGATTGTGGTTTGGCACAGGATGTTTCCTTAACTTGAAGAGACTCTTTTTACTCGATATGCCACAACTTAATCAGGTGGAGGTAGAGGATGGCGCCATGCCAAGGTTGGATTTCCTAACCCTGGATGGCCTACCGGTGTTAAAGGATGTTCCACGAGGCATCGAGTATCTCACATCCCTCCAGACACTGTACTTGAAGGATCTGCATCCAGAATTCAGAGGGAGGTTCGAAGAAAGCGACGACAAGAACAAGATTCAGCGCATCCTTAATGcctattatatttttaagagAGGAGACGAAACAAAATATGAAAGACTTTCATGA